Proteins encoded by one window of Modestobacter marinus:
- a CDS encoding SpoIIE family protein phosphatase produces the protein MDGSPMRRAAHDLPVPDFARIFDEAPAPFLLLTPDLVIVHANRARLEATATTLEDTVGRHLFDVFPRNPADPAADGVANLGASLAEARDTRRPVTMPIQKYDIPLPDGSWTERFWSPRNVPILDDDGEVVLLLHRSDDITDYIRDRDEARQAAERGQIRVEQVESDLFARTRELEQYNAALQLSSQRERRTARSLAGLATTVSALATAETTAGLLHLLFEQGRSALGASAASVVLRTPDGEGLALTEDRGSRLLSADLPVDSPLPMARAAVRGERVLITDAEADQPRHPDAVRLLRGLGIRSWAALPLRSGGRLLGSWTIGWADPREFDDDDVRVLEAHAAQCGQAVERVTRLEAERRRAKATRSLAEALQRSLLTAPPQPPGLRIAVRYRPAAQEAQVGGDWYDAFLTPGGATTLVVGDVTGHDRTAAAVMAQLRNLLRGIAHSLDAPPAAVLSALDRAQQGLGVTTLVTAVLARVEEGPGGIRRLRWSNAGHPPPLIVRADGTPELLERPHDLLLGVDPDRLRTEHVLDLHPGDTVVLYTDGLVEHRRSTLDDGLARLVAAAQELAGRPVEELCDALLDRMAPEHADDVALLALRIAPAA, from the coding sequence GTTCCTGCTGCTCACCCCGGACCTGGTCATCGTGCACGCCAACCGGGCGCGGCTGGAGGCGACCGCGACCACCCTCGAGGACACCGTCGGGCGGCACCTGTTCGACGTCTTCCCGCGCAACCCCGCCGACCCGGCAGCCGACGGCGTGGCGAACCTGGGCGCCTCGCTGGCCGAGGCCCGGGACACCCGCCGGCCGGTCACCATGCCCATCCAGAAGTACGACATCCCGCTGCCCGACGGCAGCTGGACGGAGCGCTTCTGGAGCCCGCGGAACGTGCCGATCCTGGACGACGACGGGGAGGTCGTCCTGCTGCTGCACCGCTCGGACGACATCACCGACTACATCCGCGACCGGGACGAGGCGCGCCAGGCGGCCGAGCGCGGCCAGATCCGGGTGGAGCAGGTGGAGAGCGACCTCTTCGCCCGCACCCGGGAGCTCGAGCAGTACAACGCCGCGCTCCAGCTCAGCAGCCAGCGGGAGCGGCGCACCGCCCGCTCCCTCGCCGGGCTGGCGACGACCGTCTCCGCCCTGGCCACCGCCGAGACCACGGCCGGGCTGCTGCACCTGCTGTTCGAACAGGGCCGGTCGGCGCTGGGTGCCAGCGCCGCCTCGGTCGTCCTGCGCACGCCCGACGGCGAGGGCCTGGCCCTCACCGAGGACCGCGGCAGCCGGTTGCTCTCCGCGGACCTGCCGGTGGACTCACCGCTGCCGATGGCCCGCGCCGCCGTGCGCGGCGAGCGGGTGCTCATCACCGACGCCGAGGCCGACCAGCCCCGGCACCCCGACGCCGTCCGCCTCCTCCGCGGCCTGGGCATCCGCTCGTGGGCCGCTCTCCCGCTGCGGTCGGGCGGACGGCTGCTGGGGTCCTGGACGATCGGCTGGGCCGACCCGCGGGAGTTCGACGACGACGACGTCCGGGTGCTGGAGGCCCACGCGGCCCAGTGCGGGCAGGCGGTGGAGCGGGTGACCCGGCTGGAGGCCGAGCGGCGGCGGGCGAAGGCGACCCGCAGCCTGGCCGAGGCCCTCCAGCGGTCCCTGCTCACCGCTCCGCCACAGCCGCCCGGCCTGCGCATCGCGGTGCGCTACCGGCCCGCGGCGCAGGAGGCGCAGGTCGGCGGCGACTGGTACGACGCCTTCCTCACCCCCGGCGGCGCCACCACCCTGGTCGTCGGCGACGTCACCGGCCACGACCGGACCGCGGCGGCCGTGATGGCCCAGCTGCGCAACCTGCTGCGGGGCATCGCCCACTCCCTGGACGCGCCACCCGCCGCGGTGCTGAGCGCCCTCGACCGCGCTCAGCAGGGCCTCGGGGTGACCACCCTGGTCACCGCGGTGCTCGCCCGGGTCGAGGAGGGCCCTGGTGGGATCCGCCGGCTCCGCTGGTCCAACGCAGGGCACCCGCCGCCCCTGATCGTGCGGGCGGACGGGACGCCGGAGCTGCTGGAACGACCGCACGACCTGCTGCTGGGCGTGGACCCCGACCGGCTCCGCACCGAGCACGTCCTCGACCTGCACCCCGGCGACACCGTCGTGCTGTACACCGACGGCCTGGTGGAGCACCGCCGGTCGACGCTGGACGACGGCCTGGCCCGCCTGGTCGCCGCCGCGCAGGAACTGGCCGGCCGGCCGGTCGAGGAGCTGTGCGATGCACTGCTGGACCGGATGGCCCCGGAGCACGCCGACGACGTCGCGCTGCTCGCCCTGCGCATCGCCCCCGCCGCCTGA